In Falco biarmicus isolate bFalBia1 chromosome 6, bFalBia1.pri, whole genome shotgun sequence, the following are encoded in one genomic region:
- the LOC130151393 gene encoding uncharacterized protein LOC130151393, giving the protein MELSLVQRLLLTGILISEIWTWERPGPMSSECLGNLLRITLSTEYFEDKYLSFSVVDQSGIAWELDEAVASQCGYTVTYSNWSTVEFRASALSCHSHLEKDVFTVTIQIKASPTPDMKNATTHLKSASCYYGPWSQRELVCESNYMEVSVRKEVPQTVKDFTQDEPEDWTHAFPEAKAGEASIWQIVFHQPEEKKALLVSDAWSAGYGLNTTDTRILLRIPYAAVQVQLVEAQGITFSAVRSSMFYKQRWMILMVDTAVACPVDGVDYTNKTIIWTVPKYVQPLSAGATSFKDVLVEAGVNLHKLSAKEMDSRKYVLLNDLNEITMKIPIGAEGGYYKTSVSSGQHGAKYVINLFLEHQWEDNKWGLTKHTIIKEIETPFEQVELAIATNSNLSVRLINVTVGTFLPDVELVNLTIEGATVAVPEAVQHGYLTHEIKYANGSKAYVIQVQFDAPSIKKEYMKADMRAYNMNVTLEFVTHPTSETFAVPVKTVSAVKDAVLPSARGFCDGRNLHLIITHGNVDQNWLPFISDWHLTPETVQKYNYSLRDNGTHLAISVPFLSSHVNYEDFHTSGIKTSLHLTLKDGITLANRKHFSFSCRFSPSELIQCLPNGTVVITAVKVAGVADLDTSLLVLRDRRCKPSLVTEKTATFKFNVNTCGTSRKFNSTTMTYENDVLYFRPDNGTPVYRLKFVCWYAIKQTVDVQYESKKNPPPSIKPGFGSLALSMKLFKEKSYSEPYQESEYPVVKYLREALYFEVELLQPKDVRLELNLNNCWAANSQSQDSLPQWPILVNGCENSEDSYRTVFHEVNYSLRGKLPQHLKRFEVRMFTFVQGTTLLQEQLYFHCSVVICSTTQQPSGFLCPKRCNPGKHRLGEYADF; this is encoded by the exons ATGGAGCTGAGTCTAGTACAGAG GTTGTTGCTAACAGGGATATTAATCTCTGAAATATGGACCTGGGAGAGACCAG GACCCATGAGTTCAGAGTGCCTGGGGAACCTTTTGCGTATAACACTGAGCACAGAATACTTTGAGGACAAATACttatctttttctgttgttg ATCAATCTGGAATAGCCTGGGAGCTAGATGAGGCTGTGGCATCACAGTGTGGCTATACAGTAACTTACAGCAATTGGAGTACCGTTGAATTTCGTGCTTCTGCACTAAGCTGCCATTCTCACTTAGAG AAAGATGTGTTCACAGTAACTATACAAATCAAAGCATCTCCTACTCCTGATATGAAAAATGCTACAACTCATCTGAAAAGTGCAAGTTGCTATTATGGTCCATGGAGTCAGAGAGAGCTAGTATGTGAAAGTAACTACATGGAG gtttctgTCAGGAAGGAGGTTCCACAGACTGTAAAAGACTTCACTCAAGATGAACCTGAGGACTGGACTCATGCCTTTCCAGAG GCAAAAGCAGGAGAAGCTTCAATATGGCAAATAGTATTCCAtcagccagaagaaaaaaaggctctgCTTGTAAGTGATGCTTGGAGTGCAGGTTATGGACTCAACACCACAGACACCAGGATTCTGCTGCGAATACCATACGCTGCTGTGCAAGTTCAGCTGGTAGAG GCTCAGGGAATTACCTTTTCTGCAGTGAGATCAAGTATGTTTTACAAACAGCGATGGATGATTCTGATGGTGGATACTGCTGTGGCATGTCCTGTAG ATGGTGTGGACTACACTAACAAAACGATAATCTGGACTGTTCCAAAATATGTTCAACCACTCTCTGCTGGAGCAACTAGCTTTAAAGATGTGCTTGTTGAAGCTGGTGTGAATCTACACAAACTCTCTGCCAAAGAAATGGATTCCAGGAAATATGTGTTATTGAATGACTTAAATGAAATTACAATGAAGATACCAATAGGTGCAGAAGGTGGCTATTACAAG ACTTCTGTGAGCAGCGGACAGCATGGGGCAAAATACGTCATCAACCTGTTTTTGGAACATCAGTGGGAAGATAACAAATGGGGACTAACCAAACATACTATCATCAAGGAAATAGAAACACCATTTGAACAAGTAGAACTTGCTATAGCCACCA ACTCAAATCTGAGTGTGAGGCTAATAAATGTGACAGTGGGAACATTCCTCCCAGATGTGGAGCTTGTCAACTTAACCATTGAGGGGGCAACTGTTGCTGTACCTGAAGCTGTTCAGCATGGATACCTAACACACGAGATCAAATATGCAAATGGAAGCAAAGCCTATGTAATTCAAGTCCAATTTGATGCGCCAAGCATTAAGAAAGAG TACATGAAAGCTGACATGAGAGCATACAACATGAATGTCACACTTGAATTTGTAACCCATCCAACAAGTGAGACCTTCGCTGTCCCAGTCAAAACAGTGTCAGCTGTTAAAGATGCAG TATTGCCTAGTGCAAGAGGCTTTTGTGATGGGAGGAACCTTCACCTCATTATCACTCATGGGAATGTGGACCAAAACTGGCTACCCTTCATCTCTGACTGGCACCTGACCCCAGAGACTGTGCAGAAGTACAACTACAGCTTGAGGGACAATGGCACTCACTTGGCAATCTCtgtccctttcctttcttcccatgTGAACTATGAG GATTTTCATACCTCTGGAATAAAGACTTCACTCCACTTAACCTTGAAGGATGGCATCACCTTGGCTAATAGGAAGCACTTCTCATTTTCCTGCAGATTTTCACCTTCAGAGCTAATAC agtGCCTGCCCAATGGTACTGTGGTTATTACCGCAGTAAAAGTGGCAGGAGTTGCAGACCTGGACACTAGCCTGCTTGTCTTGAGGGACAGACGGTGCAAACCCAGCCTAGTGACAGAGAAGACTGCAACCTTCAAGTTCAATGTGAACACTTGTGGAACAAGTAGAAAG TTCAATAGCACAACCATGACATATGAAAACGATGTCCTCTATTTCAGACCTGACAATGGTACACCAGTATACCG ACTGAAATTTGTATGCTGGTATGCAATCAAGCAGACTGTTGATGTCCAATACGAATCTAAGAAGAACCCACCACCCAGTATTAAGCCAGGGTTTGGCTCTCTTGCTCTTTCAATGAAGCTTTTCAAAG AGAAATCCTATTCAGAGCCCTACCAGGAATCGGAATATCCTGTGGTAAAATACCTGAGGGAGGCACTGTATTTTGAAGTTGAACTGCTCCAGCCTAAAGATGTAAGACTGGAACTAAACCTGAACAACTGCTGGGCTGCGAACTCCCAAAGCCAGGACAGCCTTCCACAATGGCCCATCCTTGTAAATGG ATGCGAAAACAGTGAAGATTCCTACAGAACTGTCTTCCATGAAGTTAATTATAGCCTCAGAGGTAAACTTCCTCAGCACCTAAAGAGATTTGAAGTGAGGATGTTCACCTTTGTACAAGGCACAACTCTGTTACAAGAGCAG